A genomic window from Astatotilapia calliptera chromosome 12, fAstCal1.2, whole genome shotgun sequence includes:
- the LOC113033160 gene encoding nipped-B-like protein A isoform X1, translating to MNGDMPHVPITTLAGIASLTDLLNQLPLPSPLPATTTKSLLYNGRIAEEVTCLLGCRDENLASQLAHGLNQVSTEHIELKDNLGSDEPEGDAPLLLQTMLARNPGIFREKNVMQQPMVQPFKMNSMHSPAQSANFQPAAISPNPPSRFVTPPTGSSSRYMGQQNSPVPSPYTPQSPATGYIQQYPHQQPPSYNQHQQIQQVSVASPMVPGGIRNIHEGKVTGQIPNAANHHSDRHGTEDYLNIVHRLGNEEGDSAMRNPSFPLRSPQSGCSPASSEGTPKPGSRPPLILQSPPPYAPSPREGVPDQKQQLQQRKKVPIVKEEKDMYDIVSSPNKDSTKLTLKLSRVKSNESDPPGDVMPGMDQNSDNMEAELGFQQVPVLQQNLGARLQHQQQVGGASGLQPPSSPYDEAELDALAEIERIEREAASEKCSKEVQDKDKPLKKRKQDSFPLEPGAGGPGGPTGAPGSGSTGGGNAGKLTPQEATAAGNGASRPPLMVSIDLQQAGRADGQLDPCLAAPVPALEAQRWPEEPASGPAAVEGSDTVLRLKPDGRPEVIKNRVDKHDSRREGRESSKHRHDEKSSDRRGELPKSSNRDRESDRDRRHRSETGRDRRSPDSRSRSDRDRSGFRASSTGDPGRSSSRQDGSKLPSSASGAKLPDSFPAQLLGGHSGALKNFQIPKINRDKEGSGSTESHMWGQPKVKLERLGLVQDLEKRPKPVVVLKKLSVDQIQRIIRHSKSGKNRLSSGKSGKSGMDPAVLKELPPELLAEIESTMPLCERVKMNKRKRSTVNERPKYAEVSSDEDYDATGESARKRQRREKDRAWEFEERERRGSGEHRKSGHRDSRRGSGSRYRDSSEEDSPPPSMSEVARKMKMKEKQKKRKAYEPKLTQEELMDSSTFKRFLASIDNILENLEDVDFTTMAGDDDEIPQELLLGKHQLNELGSESAKIKAMGISSRIPSDKLVKLLNILEKNIQDGSKLSTMMNHDHDAEDEERLWRDLIMERVTKSADACLTALNIMTSAHMPKAVYIEDVIERVLQYTKFHLQNTLYPQYDPVYRVDPHGGGMLSSKAKRAKCSTHKQRVIVMLYNKVCDIVSNISELLEIQLLTDTTILQVSSMGITPFFVENVSELQLCAIKLVTAVFSRYEKHRQLILEEIFTSLARLPTSKRSLRNFRLNSSDQDGEPMYIQMVTALVLQLIQCVVHLPSDKDVFEEYDTKVDQDVLITNSYETAMRTAQNFLSVFLKKCGSKQGEEDYRPLFENFVQDLLSTVNKPEWPAAELLLSLLGRLLVHQFSNKQTEMALRVASLDYLGTVAARLRKDAVTSKMDQRSIDRIVQESQGSDETQQLQKALLDYLEENAETDASLVFARKFYIAQWFRDATTEAEKSMRNQNPKDEDSSDGPQHAKEVETTGEIMQRAEKRKKFLRNIIKTMPAHFTTLKMNSDTVDYEDACLIVRYLASMRPFAQSFDIYLTQILRVLGESAIAVRTKAMKCLSEVVAVDPSILARSDMQRGVHGRLMDNSTSVREAAVELLGKFVLSRPQLTEQYYDMLIERILDTGISVRKRVIKILRDICLEQPTFSKITEMCVKMIRRVNDEEGIKKLVNETFQKLWFTPTPAHDKETMTRKILNITDVVAACRDTGYDWFEQLLQNLLKSEEDASYKPAEKACVQLVDNLVEHILKYEESLAENKGVNSTRLVACITTLYLFSKISAQLMVKHAMTMQPYLTTKCNTANDFMVICNVAKILELVVPLMEHPSATFLATIEEDLMKLIIKYGMTVVQHCVSCLGAVVNKVTHNYKFVWACFNRFYGALNRLKVQHQEDPNDTKLVANKPFLLRSLFTVGALARHFDFDLEEFKGTTKVVIKEKVLELLLYFTKHEDEEVKTKAIIGLGFLVIMHPSQMFMQEVKSLYNGILADSGSSINLKIQILKNLQTYLQEEDTRMQEADREWKKMSKQEDLKEMGDISSGMSSSIMQLYLKQVLEAFFHTQSSVRHFALNVIALTLNQGLIHPVQCVPYLIAMGTDPEPSMRNKADQQLVEIDKKYTGFIHMKAVAGMKMSYSLQQAINSSRKSIIRGFRQDETHSALCSHLFTMIRGNRQHRRAFLISLLNLFDDSAKTDVNMLLFIADNLACFPYQSQEEPLFIMHHIDITLSVSGSNLLQTFKELLLKEPRRKEKKVKKEWKNSSDGEDDEEKMNCDSWRSEDAENSNGEDNEDTDDDVVRRPKKTKKPVANSESSESESDLEDLDVDDVEKVMRLLPDNPTGLLDFANAVQGILLLLVLKQHLKNQYGFSDSKIQKYSPTESAKVYDKAVNRKGNIHFHPRQTIDFISNNMAHATLTDGVKKQIVKQYLDFKVLMEHLDPDEEDEEGEASASANIRNKAINALLGGSGPLSGPSPRNQAGPETDDDDSDGDERTPGSSRKSRRAGDSSDPGRMSETVEVMDVIALCCPKYKDRPQIARVIQKTSNGYSIHWMAGSYSGPWAEAKKRDGRKLVPWVDTIKESDIIYKKIALTSNHKLSNKIVQTLRSLYAAREGGAS from the exons ATGAATGGGGATATGCCTCATGTTCCCATCACCACTCTTGCTGGGATCGCTAGCCTCACAGACT TGTTGAACCAGCTGCCCCTCCCTTCTCCTCTACCTGCCACCACCACTAAAAGCCTCCTATACAATGGGAGGATTGCGGAGGAAGTCACATGCCTACTGGGCTGCCGGGATGAGAATCTGGCCTCCCAGCTAGCCCATGGTCTGAACCAGGTCTCCACAGAGCACAT agagctgaaggaCAACCTGGGTAGCGATGAACCAGAGGGAGATGCACCACTGTTGCTGCAGACCATGCTGGCCAGGAACCCTGGCATCTTCAGGGAGAAAA ATGTCATGCAGCAGCCAATGGTACAACCTTTTAAGATGAATTCCATGCATAGCCCTGCCCAGTCTGCAAACTTCCAGCCAGCTGCGATTTCTCCCAATCCACCAAG CCGGTTTGTGACACCTCCGACGGGTTCCAGTAGCCGGTACATGGGCCAACAGAACAGTCCAGTACCCAGCCCATACACTCCTCAGAGCCCTGCCACAGGTTACATACAGCAGTATCCCCACCAACAACCACCCAGCTATAACCAACAccaacagattcaacaag TGTCTGTGGCCAGTCCCATGGTTCCAGGTGGGATAAGAAACATCCATGAGGGCAAAGTAACAGGGCAGATCCCTAATGCTGCCAACCACCACTCAGACAGACATGGTACTGAAGATTACCTGAACATTGTACATCGACTGGGAAATGAG GAGGGTGATTCTGCCATGAGAAATCCATCTTTTCCTCTGAGGTCTCCACAGTCAGGCTGCTCGCCAGCTAGCAGTGAAGGAACGCCCAAAC CGGGTTCTCGTCCCCCACTGATTCTCCAGTCACCACCCCCGTATGCACCCTCACCAAGGGAAGGAGTACCTGACCAGAAACAGCAGctacagcaaagaaagaaagtccCAATAGTAAAAGAGGAGAAAGATATGTACGACATTGTTAGCTCTCCAAACAAGGACTCAACAAAGCTCACCCTCAAGCTGTCCAGGGTCAAGTCAAATGAGTCGGATCCCCCAG GTGATGTTATGCCAGGCATGGATCAGAACTCAGACAATATGGAGGCAGAACTGGGCTTTCAGCAGGTTCCTGTTCTCCAGCAAAATCTGGGAGCGCGGCTGCAACATCAGCAGCAAGTAGGTGGTGCCAGTGGACTTCAGCCTCCCAGTTCCCCTTATGATGAGGCAGAGCTGGATGCACTTGCTGAAATTGAAAGGATAGAACGAGAGGCTGCTAGTGAGAAGTGCTCCAAGGAGGTGCAAGATAAAG ACAAGCCACTGAAGAAGAGAAAGCAGGACTCCTTTCCCCTGGAACCAGGTGCAGGGGGACCAGGTGGGCCCACAGGTGCCCCGGGCAGCGGATCAACAGGAGGGGGCAATGCTGGCAAACTGACTCCGCAAGAGGCCACTGCAGCTGGGAACGGTGCCAGCCGCCCTCCCCTCATGGTGAGCATCGACCTCCAGCAGGCAGGCCGAGCTGACGGTCAGCTCGACCCCTGTCTGGCTGCCCCTGTCCCTGCCCTTGAGGCCCAACGCTGGCCTGAAGAACCAGCTAGTGGGCCAGCTGCTGTGGAGGGTTCTGACACAGTTTTGCGATTGAAACCAGATGGACGACCGGAAGTCATCAAGAACAGGGTCGATAAGCATGACAGCAGGAGAGAAGGTCGGGAATCCTCAAAGCACAGACATGATGAGAAGTCCTCAGACAGACGTGGAGAATTGCCCAAGTCGTCAAACAGGGACCGTGAGTCTGACAGGGATAGGAGGCATCGGAGTGAGACTGGCCGAGACAGGCGGTCCCCTGATTCTCGCTCCCGAAGCGATCGAGATAGGTCTGGCTTCAGGGCTTCCTCCACTGGAGACCCTGGTCGGAGCAGCAGTAGACAAGATGGTTCCAAACTCCCCTCGTCAGCTTCTGGTGCTAAACTTCCAGATTCTTTCCCTGCTCAGCTTCTGGGAGGGCATAGTGGCGCACTGAAGAACTTCCAGATCCCTAAG ATCAATCGTGACAAGGAAGGCAGTGGATCGACTGAAAGTCATATGTGGGGCCAGCCAAAAGTTAAACTGGAGAGGCTGGGATTGGTGCAGGACTTGGAGAAGCGCCCCAAGCCTGTAGTGGTTCTAAAAAAGCTATCAGTTGACCAGATCCAGAGGATCATTCGGCACAGCAAGTCTGGAAAGAACCGACTCTCCTCAGGAAAGTCCGGCAAAA GTGGTATGGACCCAGCAGTTTTGAAGGAGCTGCCCCCAGAGCTGCTGGCAGAGATCGAGTCTACCATGCCCTTATGTGAAAGAGTAAAGATGAACAAGAGGAAACGAAGCACAGTAAATGAGAGGCCCAAATATGCTGAGGTCAGCTCCGATGAAGACTATGACGCAACTGGAGAGT CTGCAAGGAAGCGGCAGcgcagagagaaagacagagcttGGGAGTTCGAAGAGAGGGAGCGCAGAGGGTCAGGGGAACACCGGAAAAGTGGGCACCGAGACAGCCGCCGAGGATCAGGGAGCCGCTACCGAGACTCATCTGAGGAAGATTCGCCGCCTCCGAGCATGAGTGAAG TTGCcagaaaaatgaagatgaaggagaagcagaagaaaCGGAAAGCTTATGAACCCAAGCTGACCCAAGAAGAACTGATGGACTCTTCTACATTCAAGAGGTTCTTGGCAAGCATTGACAACATACTGGAAAATCTGGAGGATGTGGATTTTACTACTATGG CAGGAGACGATGATGAGATACCTCAGGAATTGCTGCTTGGTAAACACCAGCTGAATGAGCTGGGTAGCGAATCTGCCAAAATTAAGGCCATGGGCATCTCCAGCAGG ATCCCATCAGACAAGTTGGTGAAGCTTCTGAATATCCTTGAAAAGAATATCCAGGATGGGTCCAAGCTATCCACCATGATGAACCAT GACCATGACGCTGAAGACGAGGAAAGACTTTGGAGAGATCTGATAATGGAGAGAGTCACAAAGTCTGCAGATGCCTGTCTGACAGCTCTGAACATTATGACCTCAGCACACATGCCGAAGGCTGTCTACATAGAAGATGTCATAGAGCGGGTGCTGCAGTACACCAAGTTTCATCTTCAGAACACACTGTATCCACAGTACGATCCAGTCTACAGGGTGGACCCACATGGAG GTGGCATGTTGAGCTCGAAGGCAAAGCGTGCAAAATGCTCCACGCACAAGCAGCGTGTCATAGTCATGTTATACAACAAAGTGTGTGACATTGTCAGCAACATCTCTGAGCTCCTAGAGATACAGTTGCTTACAGACACCACCATCCTCCAG GTTTCTTCTATGGGAATCACTCCATTCTTTGTAGAGAATGTCAGTGAGCTTCAGCTGTGTGCCATTAAACTAGTTACAGCG GTGTTCTCACGTTATGAGAAGCATCGGCAGCTGATCCTTGAGGAGATCTTTACCTCTTTGGCCAGACTGCCCACCAGCAAACGCTCCCTCAGGAATTTCAG GCTGAACAGTTCAGACCAGGATGGAGAACCGATGTACATCCAAATGGTAACAGCACTGGTTCTGCAGCTGATCCAGTGTGTGGTCCACCTACCCAGTGACAAAGATGTTTTTGAAGAGTATGACACCAAG gtgGATCAGGACGTGTTGATAACAAACTCTTATGAGACGGCAATGAGAACTGCGCAAAACTTCCTCTCAGTCTTCCTTAAAAA GTGTGGCAGCAAGCAGGGAGAAGAAGATTACCGTCCATTATTTGAGAACTTTGTCCAGGACCTACTTTCAACAGTGAACAAACCAGAATGGcctgctgcagagctgctgctcagtTTGCTTGGGAGACTGCTG GTACACCAGTTCAGTAATAAGCAGACAGAGATGGCTCTGAGAGTAGCATCTCTAGACTATTTGGGCACAGTGGCTGCACGTCTGAGGAAGGATGCAGTGACAAGCAAGATGGACCAGAGATCAATTGATCGTATCGTACAAGAG TCTCAAGGCAGCGATGAGACCCAACAGCTACAGAAGGCTCTGCTGGACTACTTGGAGGAGAACGCTGAGACAGATGCCTCACTGGTG TTTGCTAGAAAGTTTTACATTGCTCAGTGGTTCCGCGATGCCACCACCGAGGCTGAAAAGTCCATGCGTAACCAGAATCCAAAGGACGAAGACTCTTCGGACGGTCCGCAACATGCCAAGGAGGTGGAAACTACCGGAGAAATTATGCAGCGTGCTGAGAAGCGCAAGAAGTTCCTGCGCAACATCATTAAGACCATGCCAGCTCATTTCACCACACTGAA AATGAACTCTGACACTGTGGACTATGAAGATGCCTGTTTGATTGTGCGTTATTTGGCCTCTATGAGGCCGTTCGCCCAGagctttgatatttatttaacacag ATTTTACGAGTCCTTGGAGAAAGTGCCATCGCTGTAAGGACTAAAGCCATGAAATGTCTGTCTGAGGTCGTGGCTGTTGATCCCAGCATACTGGCAAGG TCCGACATGCAGCGTGGTGTCCATGGTCGTTTAATGGACAACTCCACCAGTGTGAGAGAGGCAGCTGTAGAGCTGCTGGGCAAGTTTGTGCTCAGCAGACCCCAACTCACTGAGCAATATTACGACATGCTCATAGAGAGGATACTG gaCACTGGTATCAGTGTGAGAAAACGGGTGATCAAAATCCTCAGAGATATTTGTCTGGAGCAACCGACCTTCAGTAAGATTACTGAGATGTGCGTGAAGATGATCCGCAGGGTCAATGACGAGGAAGGAATTAAG AAACTGGTGAATGAGACATTCCAGAAGCTGTGGTTTACTCCAACTCCAGCCCATGACAAAGAAACCATGACCAGGAAGATTCTCAACATCACTGATGTG GTTGCAGCCTGTCGAGACACCGGCTATGATTGGTTTGAACAGCTTCTTCAAAAT cTCCTCAAATCTGAAGAGGACGCATCATATAAGCCAGCCGAAAAGGCTTGTGTTCAGCTCGTCGACAATCTGGTTGAACACATCCTTAAATATGAGGAGTCTCTTGCAG AGAACAAGGGGGTGAACTCAACACGGCTAGTGGCTTGTATCACCACCTTGTACTTGTTCAGCAAGATCAGCGCCCAGCTTATGGTCAAACATGCTATGACCATGCAACCCTACCTGACGACAAAGTGTAAT ACTGCCAATGACTTCATGGTTATCTGTAATGTGGCAAAGATTTTGGAGCTTGTGGTTCCTCTGATGGAGCACCCCAGTGCAACTTTCCTTGCAACCATTGAAGaagacctcatgaagctcatcatCAAATATGGCATGACG GTGGTCCAACACTGTGTGAGCTGTCTCGGAGCCGTTGTGAACAAAGTCACACACAACTATAAGTTTGTGTGGGCTTGCTTCAACAGATTCTATG GTGCGCTTAACAGGCTGAAGGTTCAGCATCAGGAGGACCCAAACGACACAAAGTTGGTAGCAAACAAGCCTTTCCTGCTGCGATCCCTCTTCACCGTGGGTGCCCTGGCCCGACACTTTGATTTTGATCTGGAAGAGTTCAAGGGCACCACCAAG GTTGTTATCAAGGAGAAAGTTCTTGAGCTGCTGCTATACTTCACCAAGCATGAAGATGAGGAGGTCAAGACCAAAGCCATCATTGGCTTAG GTTTCCTTGTGATCATGCATCCCAGCCAGATGTTTATGCAGGAGGTGAAGTCTTTGTATAATGGCATCCTGGCTGACAGTGGCTCCTCAATTAACCTCAAAATTCAGATCCTCAAAAACCTCCAGACATACCTTCAGGAGGAAGACACGCGGATGCAGGAAGCAGACAGAGAAT GGAAGAAAATGTCCAAACAAGAGGATCTGAAGGAGATGGGAGACATCTCTTCGGGGATGAGCAGCTCCATTATGCAGCTTTATTTAAAGCAGGTGTTGGAGGCTTTCTTCCACACCCAATCCAGCGTACGTCACTTTGCTCTCAACGTCATAGCTCTCACGCTCAACCAGGGTCTCATCCATCCTGTTCAG TGTGTACCCTACCTCATTGCAATGGGAACAGACCCAGAGCCCAGCATGAGGAACAAAGCAGACCAGCAGCTGGTGGAGATTGACAAGAAGTACACAGGATTCATCCAc ATGAAGGCAGTTGCTGGGATGAAGATGTCATACAGTTTGCAGCAGGCCATTAATTCATCTCGTAAATCCATCATAAGAGGATTCAGACAGGACGAGACCCACTCGGCACTCTGCTCCCACCTCTTCACTATGATCCGGGGGAACCGACAACACCGGAGGGCTTTTCTCATCTCGCTGCTGAACCTCTTTGATGACAGTGCT aAGACGGACGTAAACATGCTCCTGTTTATCGCAGACAACCTTGCTTGTTTTCCATACCAGAGCCAGGAGGAGCCTCTCTTCATCATGCACCATATAGACATCACCCTGTCAGTCTCTGGCAGCAACTTGTTGCAAACCTTTAAAGAG CTTCTTCTAAAGGAACCAAGACGTAAAGAGAAAAAGGTCAAGAAAGAGTGGAAGAACTCATCAGATGGAGAGGATGATGAGGAAAAGATGAACTGCGACTCTTGGAGGAGTGAAGATGCAGAGAACAGCAACGGTGAGGACAATGAAGACACTGACGACGATGTGGTACGACGGCCAAAAAAGACGAAAAAACCTGTTGCAAACTCGGAGAGCTCGGAGTCCGAGTCTGATCTGGAGGATTTGGATGTGGACGATGTGGAGAAAGTAATGAGGCTCCTCCCAGATAATCCCACAGGTCTCTTGGACTTTGCAAACGCAGTTCAGGGCATTCTGCTTCTGCTGGTGCTCAAACAGCATCTGAAAAACCAATATGGATTCTCTGACAG TAAAATCCAGAAATACTCTCCAACAGAGTCAGCCAAGGTATACGACAAGGCAGTGAACAGAAAAGGCAACATTCACTTTCACCCACGACAAACCATCGACTTTATCTCCAACAACATGGCTCACGCCACGCTGACAGATGGTGTAAAGAAGCAGATAGTCAAACAGTATCTAGAT TTCAAAGTTCTGATGGAACATCTGGACCCagatgaagaggatgaggagggggaagcaTCTGCCAGTGCGAACATCAGAAACAAAGCCATAAATGCTCTATTGGGAGGCTCCGGCCCCCTGTCAGGACCGAGTCCGCGCAATCAGGCCGGACCAGAgacggatgatgatgatagTGATGGTGACGAGAGGACCCCAGGG TCCTCTCGAAAGTCAAGGCGAGCAGGTGACTCCTCGGATCCTGGTCGGATGAGTGAGACAGTGGAGGTTATGGATGTGATTGCGCTTTGCTGCCCCAAATATAAAGACCGGCCGCAGATAGCTCGAGTCATCCAAAAGACCTCAAATGGGTACAGCATCCACTGGATGGCTGGTTCGTACTCGGGGCCCTGGGCAGAAGCCAAGAAACGTGATGGCCGAAAACTAGTGCCTTGGGTGGACACTATTAAGGAGTCGGACATCATTTACAAGAAGATTGCCTTGACCAGCAACCACAAACTGAGCAACAAAATAGTACAGACTTTACGCTCACTGTATGCAGCACGGGAAGGAGGGGCTAGCTAA